One genomic region from Leifsonia poae encodes:
- the kdpF gene encoding K(+)-transporting ATPase subunit F yields MIFFNLLAAALAVAAIAYLVYALLKPEKF; encoded by the coding sequence GTGATCTTCTTCAACCTGCTGGCGGCGGCGCTCGCCGTCGCCGCGATCGCGTATCTCGTGTACGCCCTCCTGAAGCCGGAGAAATTCTAG
- a CDS encoding VWA domain-containing protein, whose amino-acid sequence MTITHLLPSLRRSLPTPLDRDAWPEFTTAGLDDVTVAGVSLTRLADWCGTPCAHTAAAVIPHTGGIPSPTELASVVVTRVLSVSTADDGTIDAWVDARLAGCTADVAETRLIGRISTAHDTEVRLRSAGGPSKPSAVPQLGGDLRAGDLLAIPCVGAATLRGIDPERHRFSRDDDPAAPWPAVCGR is encoded by the coding sequence GTGACCATCACCCATCTGCTCCCTTCCCTCCGTCGCTCCCTCCCCACCCCGCTCGATCGGGACGCCTGGCCGGAGTTCACGACGGCCGGCCTCGACGATGTGACCGTCGCCGGCGTCTCGCTCACTCGCCTCGCGGATTGGTGCGGCACACCGTGTGCACACACGGCGGCCGCCGTCATCCCGCACACCGGCGGCATCCCGTCGCCGACCGAGCTCGCCTCCGTCGTCGTCACGCGCGTGCTCTCCGTGAGCACCGCCGATGACGGCACCATCGACGCCTGGGTCGACGCCCGCCTGGCCGGCTGCACCGCCGACGTCGCCGAGACCCGGCTGATCGGACGGATCTCGACGGCCCACGACACCGAAGTGCGTCTGCGTTCGGCGGGTGGACCCTCGAAACCGTCGGCCGTGCCGCAACTGGGCGGCGACCTCCGCGCCGGTGATCTGCTCGCCATACCCTGCGTCGGGGCAGCGACACTGCGCGGGATCGACCCCGAGCGTCACCGCTTCTCGCGCGACGACGACCCCGCGGCCCCATGGCCGGCGGTATGCGGGCGCTGA